In one Lolium rigidum isolate FL_2022 chromosome 3, APGP_CSIRO_Lrig_0.1, whole genome shotgun sequence genomic region, the following are encoded:
- the LOC124703501 gene encoding keratin, type II cytoskeletal 5-like, with translation MATATGGGGQKGLLWRLPEVTSKELGKIGPAFGLGIGCGAGAGIGFFGGSGLGYGFPGLTIGFGVGAGCGVGLGFGYGLGKGIAFDEKKRHSNVGKMFQEAPKFPTDTVAGLFDELVVNTKKLATATSKQIEKWH, from the exons atggcgacggcgacgggagGCGGGGGTCAGAAGGGCCTCCTCTGGAGGCTGCCGGAGGTCACCTCCAAGGAGCTCGGAAAGATCGGCCCCGCCTTCGGCCTCGGCATCGgctgcggcgccggcgccggaatcGGCTTCTTCGGTG GTTCAGGATTAGGTTATGGATTTCCTGGACTCACTATTGGCTTTGGAGTTGGAGCTGGATGCGGTGTAGGATTGGGTTTTGGTTATGGCTTGGGCAAAGGAATTGCTTTTGATGAAAAGAAAAGGCATTCAAATGTTGGTAAAATGTTCCAGGAAGCTCCAAAATTTCCTAC GGACACTGTTGCTGGTTTATTTGACGAGTTGGTCGTAAACACCAAAAAGCTTGCCACAGCAACTTCGAAACAGATTGAAAAATGGCATTGA